In Streptomyces roseifaciens, a single genomic region encodes these proteins:
- a CDS encoding DUF6603 domain-containing protein: protein MTVGELKEWLKSLSPPTPELALPDGLPDELGDLKGAVNLDALSKWFTMGTTLTEMVPDPNNLCVTGIITKETPNLSLWFFSDDEANPDDAPVTGVQIGLSLKKHAVMSVLGTLGLQDVLLVYEIRIVDGAAVRELYAQAALAAGGGDPLLITCALDFAADRTSYAFVVEPEAGREWHVAEALFGLFGVTPPPVLKGIALHRLMLAYDRGQDFKGFRIEVDAGFPLGDATADLDVKATLSKSGDSQTYDQEYEGTLVLAVPAPAPAPAPAPAPAPDNDVRTLTFAVKDAQHAEFSASCEDSKGVTFTDVAALLGVAEPPAFLAGLAVTGLTVGYASARRSIVFAAKEKDGGSLVVVSDRPTGGTRAWALRVGVGLDARLSGVPLLHGQIPEGQDLGVCGLGVLLTSDPLDTARVRELNKALAASDGTLPLLPTDGLGKGLAFTVDLQLPGHSETTSVVVRGNSKKPKAPGPAPALGTATAPAQAPARPQVITQDGTPVTENTEDTQNAAAAPAGLPLVAWVKVQRNVGPLNLSRVGVGLAGDTVWVLFDATLGMAGLSVGVDGLGMGIRLSKPVQSEFRLDGLSVGYSRPPLAIKGALVNRTSDKYNPLVEGALAVSAEEFGLTALGAYARPTAHPDQPSFFLFGKVNGEFGGPPPVQITGIMAGFGLNTDLRLPEGDEVLNFPFLADMSSPETDPLKVLSNLMDGQDGQVPWVRSASGQLWFAAGLEFKVFEFLDGQALLVLEVGDDFAVAVLGTAEARFPKDQSLPAYARVRLGLSAKYRASEGVLKLTAQLAPGSFLLDEACVLTGGFALYTWFDGPNSGDFVLTLGGYYPHYPVPAYYPQVPRLGFNWPVTSELTISGGSYFALTPGAIMAGGALDVNFRSGDLHAWLTAHAHILIEWAPFHFDAGIDVSIGVSYVLDLWLVRETISVEVGASLHLWGPPTGGEVTVHLWFISFTIGFGDGSAGDDKAALWPDVVKQLPAPGDAVRLVPMDGLIPQESKDEVGLWTVGTGVFSFAVRTAVPVGTLYLGEDKQHKVEGTDVNIRPLHGGGEKLDSTLTVALVGRNAGAQDLSQWTGTRNTASLPAALWGPYDGKLNIGSKQRVDDQLTGIDLRLPPPTQGSTPGPIKAGTIAHDDRTPNGKLPLVKPTTAKAAIAESAPSESGVAQSGVAQLGPAQLKPAQPVAVELVAESAPAPAAHARVGAVTGGRTGALVDQSRDRLFAAMDYLGVSPGPGANERLTATDGLVAGDVTAQPAPPVPGPPTASERLYVLGAGATVTPVDAQGLTVYEPITLANPGPAHLAVSPDGSRLSTASPGREHFDAFDISANPPGKAVDLKPGSLSVPTHAKGMAFSPDHAWAYVTYAQPDQMLILDFQGGTPTSGHTYGILTADWRTAEPADVVTALPWDKSVYIALPEEDCVVKVDVSSLVNPTAKAYLPAGPSPTRLAADPKGRWVYALNPGRSTVTVIDVTAKAVAATLRTGTAPSALVASADGKRLYVANAVTGTVSVFDTSGDLPREAAEPVWVGARPIALAVSAAGDRLYVARAKGPEDREALPLHVVDVVSDPPVLLPVTVPLKDDPVALAVTVPPTVTDTPAVPSVTRITEGGAA, encoded by the coding sequence ATGACCGTCGGCGAACTCAAGGAATGGCTTAAAAGCCTTTCGCCTCCCACCCCGGAACTGGCGCTGCCCGACGGGCTCCCGGACGAGTTAGGGGACCTCAAGGGCGCGGTGAACCTCGACGCCCTTTCGAAGTGGTTCACCATGGGGACCACCCTCACCGAGATGGTCCCGGACCCGAACAATCTCTGCGTCACCGGAATCATCACCAAGGAAACCCCGAACCTCTCCCTCTGGTTCTTCAGTGATGACGAGGCGAACCCCGACGACGCCCCCGTCACCGGTGTCCAGATCGGGCTCTCGCTGAAGAAGCACGCCGTGATGTCCGTCCTCGGCACCCTGGGTCTGCAGGACGTCCTGCTCGTCTACGAAATCCGCATCGTGGACGGTGCTGCGGTCCGCGAGCTCTACGCACAGGCTGCGCTCGCCGCCGGCGGCGGGGATCCGCTCCTCATCACCTGCGCCCTCGACTTCGCAGCGGACCGGACCAGCTACGCATTCGTCGTGGAGCCCGAGGCCGGAAGGGAATGGCACGTCGCCGAGGCGCTCTTCGGACTGTTCGGCGTCACCCCGCCGCCCGTCCTGAAGGGCATCGCCCTGCATCGCCTCATGCTGGCCTACGACCGGGGCCAGGACTTCAAGGGATTCCGGATCGAGGTGGACGCCGGGTTCCCGCTGGGCGACGCCACGGCCGACCTCGACGTCAAGGCGACCCTGTCCAAGTCCGGCGACAGCCAGACGTACGACCAGGAATACGAGGGGACCCTGGTCCTGGCCGTTCCCGCTCCCGCTCCCGCTCCCGCTCCCGCTCCCGCTCCCGCTCCGGACAACGACGTCCGCACGCTCACGTTCGCCGTCAAGGACGCCCAGCACGCCGAGTTCAGCGCGAGCTGCGAGGACTCCAAGGGCGTGACCTTCACCGACGTCGCGGCCCTGCTGGGCGTGGCGGAACCGCCGGCGTTCCTGGCCGGTCTGGCCGTCACCGGCCTCACGGTCGGATATGCGTCCGCCCGCAGGTCCATCGTGTTCGCCGCGAAGGAGAAGGACGGCGGCTCGCTCGTCGTCGTGTCGGACCGGCCCACCGGCGGCACCCGCGCGTGGGCCCTGCGCGTCGGCGTCGGGCTGGACGCCAGGCTCTCGGGCGTGCCCTTGCTCCACGGGCAGATACCCGAAGGCCAGGACCTCGGCGTGTGCGGGCTGGGCGTCCTGCTCACCTCCGACCCACTGGACACCGCCCGCGTCCGCGAGCTCAACAAGGCGCTCGCGGCGAGCGACGGCACGCTGCCGCTGCTGCCCACCGACGGCCTGGGCAAGGGTCTGGCCTTCACGGTCGACCTCCAGTTGCCCGGCCACTCGGAGACGACATCGGTCGTCGTCCGTGGCAACAGCAAGAAGCCCAAGGCCCCGGGTCCGGCCCCGGCCCTCGGCACGGCCACGGCCCCCGCCCAGGCTCCCGCACGGCCGCAGGTGATCACGCAGGACGGCACCCCCGTCACCGAGAACACCGAGGACACGCAGAACGCAGCGGCCGCCCCCGCCGGGCTCCCCCTCGTCGCCTGGGTCAAGGTCCAGCGCAACGTCGGCCCGCTGAACCTGAGCCGCGTCGGCGTGGGCCTCGCCGGCGACACCGTGTGGGTGCTCTTCGACGCCACGCTCGGCATGGCCGGCCTCAGCGTCGGTGTCGACGGTCTGGGGATGGGGATCCGCCTGTCCAAGCCCGTGCAGTCGGAGTTCCGGCTGGACGGGCTGAGCGTCGGCTACTCCCGCCCGCCGCTGGCGATCAAGGGAGCCCTGGTCAACCGGACCAGTGACAAGTACAACCCGTTGGTCGAGGGTGCGCTGGCCGTTTCGGCGGAGGAGTTCGGCCTCACGGCGCTGGGCGCGTACGCACGGCCCACGGCGCACCCCGATCAGCCGTCCTTCTTCCTGTTCGGCAAGGTGAACGGCGAGTTCGGCGGCCCGCCGCCCGTGCAGATCACCGGCATCATGGCCGGCTTCGGGCTCAACACCGACCTGCGGCTGCCCGAGGGCGACGAGGTACTGAACTTCCCGTTCCTCGCGGACATGTCGTCCCCGGAGACCGACCCACTGAAGGTCCTGAGCAACCTGATGGACGGTCAGGACGGCCAGGTCCCCTGGGTACGATCCGCATCCGGGCAGTTGTGGTTCGCAGCCGGACTCGAGTTCAAGGTCTTCGAATTCCTCGACGGCCAGGCGCTGCTGGTGCTGGAGGTCGGTGACGACTTCGCCGTCGCCGTGCTCGGCACGGCGGAGGCGCGCTTCCCCAAGGACCAGTCCCTGCCCGCGTACGCCCGGGTGCGACTGGGGCTGTCCGCCAAGTACCGCGCCAGTGAAGGCGTGCTGAAGCTGACCGCCCAGCTCGCACCCGGCTCGTTCCTCCTCGACGAGGCGTGCGTGCTCACCGGCGGATTCGCGCTGTACACCTGGTTCGACGGCCCGAACTCCGGCGACTTCGTCCTCACGCTGGGCGGCTACTACCCCCACTACCCCGTGCCCGCCTACTACCCGCAGGTGCCGCGGCTGGGCTTCAACTGGCCGGTCACCTCGGAGCTGACCATCAGCGGCGGCTCGTACTTCGCGCTCACCCCCGGCGCGATCATGGCCGGTGGCGCGCTGGACGTGAACTTCCGCTCCGGCGACCTGCACGCCTGGCTGACGGCCCACGCCCACATCCTCATCGAGTGGGCCCCGTTCCACTTCGATGCCGGGATCGACGTGAGCATCGGCGTCAGCTACGTGCTCGACCTGTGGCTGGTGCGCGAGACGATCAGCGTCGAGGTCGGCGCGTCCCTGCACCTCTGGGGACCGCCGACGGGCGGTGAGGTCACCGTCCACCTCTGGTTCATCTCCTTCACGATCGGCTTCGGTGACGGCAGCGCGGGCGACGACAAGGCCGCGCTGTGGCCGGACGTCGTCAAGCAGCTCCCCGCGCCCGGGGATGCCGTCCGGCTCGTGCCCATGGACGGCCTGATACCGCAGGAGTCCAAGGACGAGGTGGGGCTGTGGACCGTCGGCACCGGTGTTTTCTCCTTCGCGGTCCGCACGGCCGTCCCGGTCGGCACGCTGTACCTCGGCGAGGACAAGCAGCACAAGGTCGAGGGCACGGACGTCAACATCCGCCCGCTGCACGGCGGCGGCGAGAAGCTGGACTCGACGCTCACCGTCGCCCTCGTCGGCAGGAACGCAGGCGCCCAGGACCTGAGCCAGTGGACCGGCACGAGAAACACGGCGAGCCTGCCTGCCGCGCTGTGGGGCCCGTACGACGGCAAACTGAACATCGGCAGCAAGCAGCGCGTCGACGACCAGCTGACGGGCATCGACCTGCGGCTGCCCCCGCCCACGCAGGGCAGCACTCCGGGGCCGATCAAGGCAGGGACGATCGCGCACGACGACCGCACGCCCAACGGCAAGCTGCCGCTGGTGAAGCCGACCACCGCAAAGGCCGCCATCGCGGAATCCGCCCCCTCAGAGTCCGGCGTCGCGCAGTCCGGCGTCGCGCAGCTCGGGCCTGCCCAGCTCAAGCCCGCGCAGCCGGTTGCCGTGGAGCTCGTCGCCGAAAGCGCGCCGGCTCCGGCGGCCCACGCGCGCGTGGGTGCCGTCACCGGCGGCCGGACCGGCGCACTGGTCGACCAGTCCCGCGACCGGCTCTTCGCCGCGATGGACTACCTGGGCGTGAGCCCCGGCCCCGGCGCCAACGAACGGCTCACGGCCACCGACGGCCTCGTGGCCGGCGACGTCACGGCGCAGCCCGCGCCCCCGGTACCCGGCCCGCCGACCGCGAGCGAGCGGCTGTACGTGCTGGGTGCGGGGGCGACCGTGACGCCCGTCGACGCGCAGGGCCTGACGGTGTACGAGCCGATCACGCTGGCGAACCCGGGCCCGGCCCACCTCGCCGTCAGCCCGGACGGCAGCCGCCTGTCCACCGCCTCCCCTGGACGAGAGCACTTCGACGCCTTCGACATCTCCGCCAACCCACCCGGGAAGGCAGTCGACCTGAAGCCCGGCTCGCTCTCGGTTCCGACGCATGCCAAGGGCATGGCCTTCTCGCCGGACCACGCGTGGGCGTACGTCACCTACGCGCAGCCGGATCAGATGCTGATCCTCGACTTCCAGGGCGGCACACCGACCTCGGGCCATACCTACGGCATTCTGACAGCGGACTGGAGGACGGCCGAGCCCGCCGACGTGGTCACCGCCCTGCCCTGGGACAAGTCGGTCTACATTGCGCTGCCGGAGGAAGACTGCGTCGTGAAGGTGGACGTCAGCAGTCTGGTCAACCCCACCGCGAAGGCGTACCTGCCGGCAGGCCCCTCCCCCACGCGCCTCGCCGCGGACCCCAAGGGCCGCTGGGTGTACGCACTCAACCCGGGCAGGTCCACGGTGACCGTCATCGACGTCACCGCCAAGGCGGTCGCCGCCACCTTGCGCACGGGCACCGCCCCGAGCGCGCTCGTCGCTTCCGCCGATGGCAAGCGGCTGTACGTGGCGAACGCCGTGACCGGCACCGTCTCGGTCTTCGACACGTCCGGCGACCTGCCGCGGGAAGCCGCCGAGCCCGTGTGGGTGGGCGCGCGGCCCATCGCGCTCGCGGTGTCCGCCGCCGGTGACCGGCTGTACGTCGCCCGGGCGAAGGGCCCGGAGGACCGGGAGGCCCTGCCGCTCCACGTCGTGGACGTCGTGTCGGACCCGCCGGTCCTGCTCCCCGTCACCGTCCCCCTCAAGGACGACCCGGTGGCGCTCGCCGTCACCGTACCGCCGACGGTCACCGACACCCCGGCGGTTCCCAGCGTCACCCGAATCACCGAAGGCGGTGCGGCATGA
- a CDS encoding response regulator transcription factor, translated as MTGTGTGTGTCPATTGPAGTPVTLLIADDDEVTRSGLCTLLAAQPGIAVVGEAGDGVEAVEQVRRLRPDVVLMDVRMPRRNGIEATRQLLAEPTMAEPPKVVVITTFENDDYVTAALSAGASGFVLKRLPVRQIAEAVRVVAAGEAILFPAALRRMVTPRPLASAEALPKAALTGREEEVLRLMATGMSNPEIAESLTVSLETAKTHVGNVLTKLGAQNRTHAVVIAYESGLVVPGVTG; from the coding sequence ATGACCGGCACCGGAACCGGCACTGGCACCTGCCCCGCCACCACCGGCCCTGCCGGCACCCCCGTCACACTCCTGATCGCGGACGACGACGAGGTGACCCGCAGCGGTCTGTGCACGTTGCTTGCCGCGCAGCCCGGGATCGCGGTGGTCGGGGAGGCCGGCGACGGCGTCGAAGCGGTCGAGCAGGTGCGGCGGCTGCGGCCGGACGTGGTCCTGATGGACGTACGGATGCCGCGTCGCAACGGGATCGAGGCCACCCGGCAGTTGCTGGCCGAGCCGACCATGGCCGAACCGCCGAAGGTCGTGGTGATCACCACCTTCGAGAACGACGACTACGTCACCGCCGCGCTCAGCGCGGGGGCCAGCGGGTTCGTACTCAAGCGGCTTCCGGTCCGGCAGATCGCGGAGGCGGTGCGGGTGGTGGCGGCCGGGGAGGCGATCCTCTTCCCGGCGGCACTGCGCCGGATGGTCACCCCCCGCCCGCTGGCCTCCGCCGAGGCGTTGCCGAAGGCGGCGCTGACGGGGCGCGAGGAGGAGGTGCTGCGGCTGATGGCCACCGGCATGTCCAACCCGGAGATCGCGGAGTCGCTCACGGTGAGCCTGGAGACGGCGAAGACGCACGTCGGGAACGTCCTGACCAAGCTCGGCGCGCAGAACCGGACCCACGCGGTGGTGATCGCGTACGAGTCCGGTCTGGTGGTACCCGGGGTCACCGGCTGA
- a CDS encoding DUF4097 family beta strand repeat-containing protein codes for MRTRLRLLTAVVTAGIAISGISACGLARKNFEDDTTLSQKITSVRLESGSGGVTLRGKEGTAEVRLHRYVEYGGDRPDGVTHRVENGVLVLRGCSDDCSVAYTVDLPAGIPVTGETSSGAIDLSRTGAVKVKTGSGAIDLRDVDGAVEVQASSGAITGRGLGSGPIAAATSSGAIDLAVSSPQDVRAEAGSGAVTLTMPDGRYRVAAKSDSGGKDIAVTDDPSGTHRIDLTTGSGAITVKRS; via the coding sequence ATGCGTACGCGCCTTCGTCTGCTCACTGCCGTCGTGACGGCCGGAATTGCCATCAGCGGGATCAGCGCGTGCGGACTGGCCAGGAAGAACTTCGAGGACGACACCACGCTGTCGCAGAAGATCACCTCCGTGCGACTGGAGAGCGGCTCCGGCGGGGTCACCCTGCGCGGCAAGGAAGGCACTGCCGAGGTGCGCCTGCACCGTTACGTGGAATACGGAGGAGACCGCCCGGACGGTGTGACACACCGCGTTGAGAACGGAGTCCTGGTGCTCCGTGGCTGCAGTGACGACTGCTCGGTGGCCTACACGGTCGACCTGCCGGCAGGCATCCCGGTGACCGGTGAGACCTCCAGCGGCGCGATCGATTTGTCCAGGACCGGCGCAGTGAAGGTGAAGACCGGCTCCGGCGCCATCGATCTCAGGGACGTCGACGGGGCGGTCGAGGTGCAAGCCTCCAGCGGCGCGATCACCGGACGGGGGCTCGGAAGCGGGCCCATCGCCGCCGCAACCTCCAGCGGAGCCATCGACCTGGCCGTGTCCTCACCCCAGGACGTCCGGGCGGAAGCCGGCAGCGGCGCCGTCACTCTCACCATGCCTGACGGGAGGTACCGGGTAGCCGCCAAGAGCGACAGCGGAGGCAAGGACATCGCCGTCACCGACGACCCGTCCGGCACGCACCGGATCGACCTGACCACCGGCAGCGGCGCCATCACCGTCAAACGCTCCTGA
- a CDS encoding ATP-grasp domain-containing protein, with product MRTMLFPPRLTASAESVREAAHRRGLRTTQFTSLTLPDGRRGAEHLHAGPRFADVVAPAYGIAPLEAPRDWLAGLPWELTRRDVRIMPIAEAYALRRPVFVKSPNDKEIQAMVYADGSRLPGPDAVDRDTPVLVSDTVKFTAEYRLHCLDGKVHTGSRYAEGGRMALGPLSDAARAFGDDVLAEAGTALPSAIVVDVGMVDGYWAVVEANAAWASGLYTASPDRALDVILRAAGPLGDVAPRDRQFIRTPEPRGRGDAVTAEELRALFARMPGIQRPAHT from the coding sequence ATGAGAACCATGCTCTTCCCCCCTCGACTGACCGCCTCCGCCGAGTCGGTCCGCGAGGCGGCCCACCGACGCGGCCTGCGAACCACGCAGTTCACGTCACTCACACTGCCCGACGGCCGACGCGGCGCCGAGCACCTGCACGCGGGCCCGCGTTTCGCGGATGTTGTGGCACCGGCTTACGGCATCGCGCCGCTCGAAGCACCACGCGACTGGCTGGCCGGGCTCCCATGGGAGCTCACCCGACGCGATGTACGGATCATGCCGATCGCCGAGGCCTACGCCCTCCGGCGGCCGGTATTCGTCAAGTCCCCGAACGACAAAGAGATACAGGCGATGGTCTATGCCGACGGATCACGTCTGCCCGGGCCGGACGCCGTGGATCGGGATACGCCGGTGCTGGTCAGCGACACGGTGAAGTTCACAGCCGAATACCGGCTCCACTGCCTCGACGGGAAAGTGCACACAGGGAGCCGGTACGCCGAGGGAGGACGAATGGCGCTGGGACCGCTGTCGGACGCGGCGAGGGCCTTCGGCGACGACGTGCTCGCCGAGGCCGGCACAGCGCTGCCCTCCGCCATCGTCGTCGATGTGGGCATGGTCGACGGGTACTGGGCAGTGGTCGAGGCCAATGCGGCGTGGGCCAGCGGGCTCTACACCGCCTCTCCGGACCGGGCTCTCGACGTGATCCTGCGCGCCGCCGGACCTCTCGGCGACGTCGCGCCCCGCGACCGGCAGTTCATCCGTACACCTGAGCCCCGGGGGCGCGGGGACGCTGTCACTGCGGAAGAACTGCGGGCGCTCTTCGCCCGGATGCCCGGCATCCAGAGGCCAGCGCACACGTAG
- a CDS encoding SCO3870 family protein, whose product MKQVPFGALSAGLAVLGTALVSFAFQLRADGYEQYVQDVAYVAGTAYFTAIMTVVTWVRARRRPLS is encoded by the coding sequence ATGAAACAGGTCCCATTTGGCGCCCTGTCGGCTGGGCTCGCAGTACTCGGGACTGCACTTGTATCCTTCGCGTTTCAGTTGCGCGCAGACGGCTACGAGCAGTACGTCCAGGACGTGGCTTATGTGGCCGGCACGGCATACTTCACCGCAATCATGACTGTGGTGACGTGGGTCCGTGCTCGCCGGCGGCCGTTGAGCTGA
- a CDS encoding sensor histidine kinase yields MIKSVRPLLRGSTYSGALFAYCGALASLPLLPVAMLPALAWPSAPYGVQLVLILLLWAALIGVAGLARPTRRVLIASARRLLRVPLPDPVAARQPANSPEIGPSPAAPAPAADRWRTPLWLLLHVALGWTGALVSGMLLLAGLTLPLGAEAGLSLFGRSVWVVGGWQSWAVALGCVLLAAVVCVVVANTLRWLAPRLLGPSSAERLALAAERELALAERNRLAQELHDSIGHTLTATTIQAAVAGEVLSADPVAARAALRSIEESARAALEDLDYVLGVLREQESETAPTRTLADLPELLDRLRHAGAVVEPELSGELTQVQGTLSRAAYRILQEGLTNALRHGAGGPIEVRVAAAPGTLELSVVNRTGAGTSPGTGTGRGAFPTSGHGLPGLAERVRLLHGEIEAGPVGPQHWRLAVRLPVRLSA; encoded by the coding sequence ATGATCAAGAGTGTCCGGCCGCTGCTCCGCGGCTCCACGTATTCGGGTGCGCTGTTCGCCTATTGCGGCGCGTTGGCGAGCCTCCCACTGCTGCCTGTCGCAATGCTGCCGGCGCTGGCGTGGCCATCCGCTCCCTACGGAGTGCAGCTCGTTCTCATCCTGCTGCTCTGGGCGGCGCTGATCGGCGTGGCCGGGCTGGCCCGCCCCACGCGGCGGGTGCTGATCGCGTCCGCCCGCCGGCTGCTGAGGGTGCCGTTGCCGGATCCTGTGGCCGCACGTCAGCCCGCGAACTCACCCGAGATCGGGCCGAGCCCTGCCGCGCCGGCCCCCGCCGCTGACCGCTGGCGGACTCCCCTCTGGCTGCTGCTGCACGTGGCACTGGGGTGGACGGGTGCGCTGGTGAGCGGAATGCTGCTCCTCGCGGGTCTGACCCTCCCGCTCGGCGCCGAGGCGGGGCTGAGCCTGTTCGGTCGGTCGGTATGGGTGGTGGGTGGCTGGCAGAGCTGGGCTGTGGCGCTCGGATGTGTGCTGCTGGCGGCGGTTGTCTGCGTGGTGGTGGCGAACACTCTGCGGTGGTTGGCGCCGAGGCTGCTCGGGCCGTCGTCGGCCGAGCGGCTCGCGCTGGCGGCCGAGCGGGAGCTGGCCCTGGCCGAACGCAACCGACTGGCCCAGGAGTTGCACGACTCGATCGGGCACACGCTGACGGCGACCACGATCCAGGCGGCGGTCGCGGGCGAGGTGCTCTCCGCCGACCCGGTGGCGGCGCGGGCCGCCCTGCGCAGCATCGAGGAGTCGGCCCGGGCCGCGCTGGAGGACCTGGACTACGTGCTGGGCGTGCTGCGCGAGCAGGAGTCGGAGACCGCGCCCACCCGCACCTTGGCCGACCTGCCCGAGCTGCTGGACCGGTTGCGGCATGCGGGCGCGGTGGTGGAGCCGGAGCTGTCGGGCGAGCTGACGCAGGTGCAGGGGACGCTCTCCCGGGCGGCGTACCGGATTCTGCAGGAGGGCCTGACGAACGCGTTGCGGCACGGGGCGGGCGGTCCGATCGAGGTTCGCGTGGCGGCCGCGCCGGGCACGCTGGAGCTCAGTGTGGTCAACCGGACCGGGGCGGGGACGAGTCCGGGTACGGGTACGGGCCGGGGTGCCTTCCCGACGTCAGGGCACGGCCTGCCCGGGCTGGCCGAGCGCGTGCGGCTGCTGCACGGTGAGATCGAGGCCGGCCCGGTGGGGCCGCAGCACTGGCGGCTGGCGGTCCGGCTGCCGGTACGGTTGTCGGCATGA
- a CDS encoding serine hydrolase domain-containing protein, whose amino-acid sequence MPAAVAVVVGAMAVGALVPPAASATAKPDTVQQGLNALVRSDALPAALASVQDREGRTRTYTAGVGDLATGSKVPRDGQVRIGSNTKTFTAVVVLQLVGEGKIRLDAPVDTYLPDLVRGEDIDGSRITVRQLLQHTSGLPNYVQYLGDDVRHYEPRDLLDIALQHKARFDPGKKWEYSNTNYVLAGLIVQKVTRRPLAEEIDQRIIKRIGLRHTYFPAPGDATIREPHPKGYYQESAGAPLRDGTELDPSWGWAAGQMISTNSDLNRFYTALLGGRLLPEAQLAQMRTTVPAGEPFASGARYGLGLVSTPLSCRPGVYWGHGGSTTGYETRGGATDDGRAANVAVTLQPTDKEAMKRVESLVDTALCR is encoded by the coding sequence GTGCCGGCCGCGGTCGCGGTGGTCGTCGGCGCCATGGCGGTAGGTGCCCTGGTGCCGCCCGCGGCGTCTGCCACCGCCAAGCCGGACACCGTTCAGCAGGGCCTGAACGCGCTGGTGCGCTCCGACGCCCTGCCCGCCGCGCTGGCGAGCGTCCAGGACCGTGAAGGCCGCACCCGTACCTACACCGCAGGGGTCGGCGACCTGGCCACCGGTTCGAAGGTGCCCCGGGACGGACAGGTGCGGATCGGCAGCAACACCAAGACGTTCACCGCCGTCGTCGTACTGCAACTGGTCGGTGAGGGGAAGATCCGCCTCGACGCACCGGTCGACACCTACCTGCCGGACCTCGTCCGCGGGGAGGACATCGACGGATCCCGCATCACCGTCCGCCAGCTCCTGCAGCACACCAGCGGGCTTCCCAACTATGTCCAGTACCTCGGCGACGATGTCCGGCATTACGAGCCTCGCGACCTCCTCGACATCGCCCTCCAGCACAAGGCCCGCTTCGATCCCGGGAAGAAGTGGGAGTACAGCAACACCAACTACGTGCTGGCCGGCCTGATCGTCCAGAAGGTCACGCGCCGCCCTCTCGCCGAGGAGATCGACCAGCGCATCATCAAGCGCATCGGGCTGCGCCACACCTACTTCCCGGCCCCCGGTGACGCGACCATCCGCGAACCGCACCCCAAGGGCTACTACCAGGAATCAGCAGGGGCGCCTTTGCGCGACGGCACGGAACTGGACCCCTCCTGGGGCTGGGCGGCAGGGCAGATGATCTCCACCAACTCCGATCTCAACCGGTTCTACACCGCGCTCCTCGGCGGCCGCCTCCTCCCGGAGGCCCAGCTCGCCCAAATGCGCACCACCGTCCCCGCCGGAGAACCGTTCGCCTCCGGCGCCCGCTACGGACTGGGGCTCGTCAGCACGCCGCTGTCGTGCCGCCCCGGCGTGTACTGGGGCCACGGCGGCAGCACCACGGGATACGAGACCCGGGGCGGCGCCACCGACGACGGCCGCGCTGCCAACGTCGCGGTGACCTTGCAGCCGACCGACAAGGAAGCCATGAAGCGCGTGGAAAGCCTCGTGGACACGGCCCTGTGCCGCTGA